The following proteins are co-located in the Dromiciops gliroides isolate mDroGli1 chromosome 2, mDroGli1.pri, whole genome shotgun sequence genome:
- the LOC122742926 gene encoding GSK3B-interacting protein isoform X3, giving the protein MRPWSASLPPAKEKTPGLALKDLRFMGRTLLQMETDYNHMELSSNTGIEEDSEFQDFERTDVKDMRLEAEAVVNDVLFAVSNMFVSKSLPCSDDVAYINVETREGNKYCLELSEAGLRETLARGDTTTD; this is encoded by the exons atgagaccctgg tccgcgtcacttcctcccgccaaagaaaagactcctggtcttgccctcaaagaccttcgcttcatgggcagaactcttctaca aatGGAAACAGACTATAATCACATGGAGCTTAGCAGTAACACAGGAATCGAAGAGGATTCTGAATTTCAAGATTTTGAAAGAACAGATGTAAAAGACATGAGACTAGAAGCCGAAGCTGTCGTGAATGATGTACTTTTTGCTGTTAGCAACATGTTTGTCTCCAAAAGCCTGCCTTGTTCAGATGATGTTGCATATATCAATGTGGAAACAAGAGAAGGGAACAAATACTGCCTGGAGCTCTCAGAAGCAGGGCTTAGG GAGACCTTAGCAAGAGGAGATACTACTACAGACTAA
- the LOC122742926 gene encoding GSK3B-interacting protein isoform X1, which yields MGRTLLQMETDYNHMELSSNTGIEEDSEFQDFERTDVKDMRLEAEAVVNDVLFAVSNMFVSKSLPCSDDVAYINVETREGNKYCLELSEAGLRVVGYAFDQVDDNIQTPYHETVYSLLDTLSPAYREAFGNALLRRLEALKRDGQS from the exons atgggcagaactcttctaca aatGGAAACAGACTATAATCACATGGAGCTTAGCAGTAACACAGGAATCGAAGAGGATTCTGAATTTCAAGATTTTGAAAGAACAGATGTAAAAGACATGAGACTAGAAGCCGAAGCTGTCGTGAATGATGTACTTTTTGCTGTTAGCAACATGTTTGTCTCCAAAAGCCTGCCTTGTTCAGATGATGTTGCATATATCAATGTGGAAACAAGAGAAGGGAACAAATACTGCCTGGAGCTCTCAGAAGCAGGGCTTAGG GTGGTGGGTTATGCTTTTGACCAGGTGGATGATAATATACAAACTCCCTACCATGAGACAGTGTACTCTTTGTTGGATACCCTTAGTCCAGCATACCGAGAAGCATTTGGAAATGCActtctaagaagactggaagctTTGAAACGGGATGGACAGTCATAA
- the LOC122742926 gene encoding GSK3B-interacting protein isoform X2, whose translation METDYNHMELSSNTGIEEDSEFQDFERTDVKDMRLEAEAVVNDVLFAVSNMFVSKSLPCSDDVAYINVETREGNKYCLELSEAGLRVVGYAFDQVDDNIQTPYHETVYSLLDTLSPAYREAFGNALLRRLEALKRDGQS comes from the exons atGGAAACAGACTATAATCACATGGAGCTTAGCAGTAACACAGGAATCGAAGAGGATTCTGAATTTCAAGATTTTGAAAGAACAGATGTAAAAGACATGAGACTAGAAGCCGAAGCTGTCGTGAATGATGTACTTTTTGCTGTTAGCAACATGTTTGTCTCCAAAAGCCTGCCTTGTTCAGATGATGTTGCATATATCAATGTGGAAACAAGAGAAGGGAACAAATACTGCCTGGAGCTCTCAGAAGCAGGGCTTAGG GTGGTGGGTTATGCTTTTGACCAGGTGGATGATAATATACAAACTCCCTACCATGAGACAGTGTACTCTTTGTTGGATACCCTTAGTCCAGCATACCGAGAAGCATTTGGAAATGCActtctaagaagactggaagctTTGAAACGGGATGGACAGTCATAA